From one Phocaeicola salanitronis DSM 18170 genomic stretch:
- a CDS encoding ATPase: protein MILIADSGATKTDWCYGTANGACIRVQTEGINPFHQSAEHIRHILESQLAPRCTMPAEACTEVFFYGAGCLPSVSGPVAEALHRLFPEAHVEVETDLLGAARALCQYRPGIACILGTGSNSCLYDGERITQNVSPLGYILGDEGSGACLGKHFVADCLKGQLPAHLKDALLEDLQTDAAGIIERVYRQPQANRFLASLCPFIHRHKAEPCVHTFLLQCFDDFFRRNVLHYSEQLPVSFAGSIAWHFRTEIEEAARIRGLQTGVFLQSPIEKLAEYHFKAE from the coding sequence ATGATTCTGATAGCTGATAGCGGAGCTACGAAGACCGACTGGTGCTATGGTACCGCCAACGGGGCTTGCATACGGGTACAGACTGAGGGAATCAACCCGTTCCACCAGTCTGCCGAGCACATCCGCCACATCCTCGAAAGCCAGCTGGCACCCCGATGTACGATGCCTGCGGAAGCGTGTACGGAAGTCTTTTTCTACGGTGCGGGATGCCTGCCTTCTGTATCGGGTCCTGTTGCCGAAGCCTTGCACCGCCTTTTCCCTGAAGCGCATGTCGAGGTGGAAACGGATTTATTGGGAGCCGCACGCGCCTTGTGCCAGTACCGTCCAGGCATTGCCTGCATTCTGGGTACAGGTTCCAACTCGTGCCTGTACGACGGAGAGCGCATCACGCAAAACGTCTCCCCCTTGGGCTACATCTTGGGCGACGAGGGAAGCGGGGCTTGCCTGGGCAAGCATTTCGTGGCAGACTGCCTCAAAGGGCAGCTTCCCGCCCACCTGAAGGACGCGTTATTGGAAGACTTGCAGACGGATGCAGCCGGAATCATTGAGCGGGTGTACCGCCAGCCGCAAGCCAACCGTTTTCTGGCAAGCCTATGCCCCTTTATCCACCGGCATAAGGCGGAGCCGTGCGTCCATACCTTCCTCTTGCAATGCTTCGATGATTTTTTCCGGCGCAATGTGCTCCACTATTCCGAACAGCTTCCCGTTTCGTTTGCCGGTTCCATCGCATGGCATTTCCGCACGGAGATAGAAGAAGCCGCACGCATACGGGGGCTTCAGACAGGCGTTTTCCTTCAAAGCCCCATCGAAAAGCTGGCCGAATACCACTTTAAGGCAGAATAA